A single region of the Salvia miltiorrhiza cultivar Shanhuang (shh) chromosome 8, IMPLAD_Smil_shh, whole genome shotgun sequence genome encodes:
- the LOC130999572 gene encoding IQ domain-containing protein IQM2-like, with protein MGVSCSCPLSFFFDLENGFESMVANSFKLESDERNTPVRSSSFRGSKVTEPVRLQSFGSGKLSREGSLRFRAKKTQTMRFIEAQADDGATGQESVGLLSRSGSLMGNTPHSPVLDPSSPKHEAAIKLQKVYKSFRTRRKLADCAVLIEQSWWKVLDFAELKRSSISFFDIEKHETAMSRWSRARTRAAKVGKGLSQNSKAQKLALQHWLEAIDPRHRYGHNLHFYYMKWLNSQSKEPFFYWLDIGEGKEVNLTEKCPRSKLQQQCIKYLGPREREAYEVAVEDGKLLYKKSGELLDTIDEPKGCKWIFVLSTSRTLYVGKKRKGSFQHSSFLAGGATLAAGRIVADKGVLKAVWPHSGHYRPTAENFEDFVSFLKDNNVDLDRVELDSVDDEDKESVRKHMRNISSGDDLTERDQLEMEESVVENSTSMKVKSGEEEEEEEEEKEEEEEVAVAAIASTRHSSSNLTLQIPSRDQLLDRLKIAAETGESPTRSFILASPLDELLTAEEPLAPKSGNGVNISEEGDDTKEETIPEESILQRINSHKGMKSYQLGKQLSCTWSTGAGPRIGCLRDYPSGLQTHALEQVNLSPRSRRRLRFNFPSLASTPNGSNLSRASSCSLGCSSSL; from the exons ATGGGGGTATCCTGTTCATGTCCACTTAGTTTCTTTTTTGATTTGGAGAATGGATTTGAATCAATGGTTGCAAATTCATTCAAACTAGAGAGTGATGAGAGGAACACACCGGTTCGATCTTCGAGCTTCAGGGGCAGCAAGGTTACCGAGCCTGTAAGATTGCAGTCATTTGGCTCGGGGAAGCTGTCGAGGGAAGGATCTCTTAGGTTCAGAGCCAAGAAAACTCAAACCATGAGATTCATCGAGGCTCAAGCCGATGATGGTGCCACGGGCCAAGAATCGGTTGGTTTGTTGTCTAGATCGGGTAGCTTGATGGGGAACACGCCACATTCCCCGGTCTTGGATCCGAGCAGCCCCAAACACGAGGCTGCTATAAAGTTGCAGAAGGTTTACAAGAGCTTCCGCACCAGGCGAAAGCTTGCAGATTGTGCTGTCCTGATTGAGCAGAGCTGGTGGAAGGTTTTGGATTTTGCAGAGCTCAAGCGTAGCTCCATTTCCTTCTTTGATATTGAGAAGCACGAGACAGCAATGTCTCGTTGGTCGAGAGCAAGAACAAGGGCTGCCAAG GTAGGAAAAGGCTTATCTCAGAACAGCAAAGCTCAGAAACTCGCGTTGCAACACTGGCTCGAAGCT ATTGATCCACGACACCGTTATGGCCACAATCTGCATTTCTATTACATGAAGTGGTTGAATTCTCAAAGCAAAGAGCCCTTCTTCTACTG GCTAGATATAGGAGAAGGGAAGGAAGTTAATCTCACGGAGAAGTGCCCTCGTTCTAAGCTTCAACAGCAGTGTATTAAGTACCTTGGACCG agggagagagaggcatATGAAGTCGCGGTGGAGGATGGAAAGCTCCTCTACAAGAAATCTGGGGAGCTTCTCGACACCATAGACGAACCAAAGGGTTGCAAGTGGATCTTTGTCCTTAGCACGTCCAGGACCTTATACGTCGGGAAGAAAAGGAAAGGGTCGTTCCAGCACTCCAGCTTCTTGGCCGGAGGAGCCACGCTGGCTGCTGGGAGGATCGTAGCTGATAAGGGCGTCTTAAAG GCAGTGTGGCCTCACAGTGGGCACTACCGGCCTACAGCCGAGAATTTTGAAGATTTCGTGTCGTTTCTCAAGGATAACAATGTGGATCTCGATAGAGTTGAG CTTGATTCTGTCGACGATGAAGACAAAGAATCGGTCCGGAAGCATATGAGAAACATCTCCTCCGGAGACGACTTGACTGAGAGAGATCAACTGGAGATGGAAGAAAGTGTTGTGGAAAACTCCACTTCCATGAAGGTCAAAtccggagaagaagaagaagaagaagaagaagaaaaagaagaagaggaagaagtaGCCGTTGCTGCAATTGCCTCGACACGACATAGCTCTAGCAACCTCACTCTCCAGATACCGAGTAGGGATCAATTATTAGACCGGTTGAAGATTGCAGCCGAAACAGGCGAATCCCCCACCAGAAGCTTCATCCTAGCTTCACCTTTGGATGAGCTTCTGACAGCAGAAGAGCCACTCGCTCCAAAATCTGGCAACGGTGTCAACATCTCCGAGGAGGGAGACGACACGAAGGAGGAGACCATCCCGGAGGAATCCATTCTCCAACGGATCAACTCGCACAAGGGAATGAAGTCGTACCAATTGGGAAAGCAACTGTCTTGCACGTGGAGCACGGGAGCTGGACCTCGGATTGGATGCTTGAGAGACTATCCATCGGGCCTCCAGACTCACGCGTTGGAGCAAGTGAACCTGTCTCCGAGAAGCAGGCGCCGCCTGAGGTTTAACTTCCCGTCTCTCGCATCAACACCAAATGGCAGCAACCTTTCTCGCGCGAGCAGCTGCAGCCTTGGATGCAGTTCTAGCCTCTAG
- the LOC130999573 gene encoding uncharacterized protein LOC130999573, with protein sequence MKEVNLTDPIGQNVIKLISNVCFSVFVLSVLILSVVAITYQPPDPWESSRALTKVFTDVENATFQTDSSVLKTGEDVATAPVASPVAITEATIERSEEALGKNGTLKSGCEDVSVVNCSDPRVLIAIQRFNLRSFKAIAFLEYQTPVNGSKPDECDVSWRFRNRKDKSWRRYRDFRRFRIGFKDDCSYKVVRTGRWHSGVNARRFRGRNATRSGGRGKAAPPPVRVRDDEINDTIPVLGSDSAFRKGKYLYYSRGGDHCKGMNHYLWSFLCALGEAQYLNRTLVMDLSICLSSAHTKSGRDEEGKDFRFYFDFEHLKETASIVEEREFRRDWRRWEKSHKAKVEVRKVESYKVTPMELSKDESSIIWREFDAAPGSYWYRVCEGEAASHISRPWGALWKSKRLMNIVSAISGSMDWDFDAVHVVRGQKAQNKQLWPHLDGDTSPEAIAAKLQGEVAPWRNLYVATNEPFYNYFDKLRSHYKVHLLDDYGYLWGNASEWYNETAQLNGGRPVEFDGYMRVEVDTEVLYRAKKKVETFYDLTKDCKDGINTC encoded by the coding sequence ATGAAAGAAGTGAATCTAACAGATCCCATTGGGCAAAACGTGATAAAGCTGATAAGCAATGTGTGTTTCTCAGTGTTTGTGTTGTCAGTGCTGATTTTGAGTGTAGTTGCAATCACATACCAACCCCCTGATCCATGGGAGTCATCTAGGGCTCTAACTAAGGTCTTCACGGATGTCGAAAACGCCACGTTTCAGACGGATTCGTCCGTGCTGAAAACGGGTGAGGATGTTGCCACTGCACCAGTGGCAAGCCCTGTGGCTATAACCGAGGCCACCATTGAGAGATCCGAGGAGGCGTTAGGCAAGAATGGGACCTTGAAATCGGGGTGTGAGGATGTGTCCGTGGTGAATTGCTCGGATCCTAGGGTCTTGATCGCGATCCAGAGGTTTAACTTGAGGAGTTTCAAGGCCATTGCATTCTTGGAGTACCAAACTCCGGTGAATGGATCCAAGCCGGATGAATGTGATGTGTCGTGGAGGTTTAGGAACCGGAAGGACAAGTCTTGGAGGCGGTATAGGGATTTTCGTAGGTTTAGGATTGGTTTTAAGGATGATTGTAGCTACAAGGTGGTCCGGACAGGGCGCTGGCACTCTGGTGTCAATGCTCGTCGTTTTAGGGGTAGGAACGCCACTAGGAGTGGTGGGAGAGGGAAAGCTGCTCCTCCACCGGTTAGGGTTAGAGATGACGAGATCAATGACACGATCCCCGTGTTGGGATCGGATTCTGCCTTTAGGAAAGGGAAGTATTTGTATTACTCGAGGGGAGGAGATCACTGCAAAGGAATGAACCATTACCTTTGGAGCTTCCTATGTGCGCTAGGCGAGGCGCAGTATTTGAACCGGACGTTGGTGATGGATTTGAGCATTTGTTTGTCGTCTGCTCACACGAAGAGTGGTAGGGACGAGGAAGGGAAGGATTTTAGGTTCTACTTCGATTTTGAGCATTTGAAGGAGACGGCCTCCATTGTGGAGGAGCGCGAGTTTCGTAGGGATTGGAGGAGATGGGAGAAGAGCCATAAGGCGAAAGTCGAGGTTAGGAAGGTGGAGAGCTATAAGGTGACTCCGATGGAGCTGAGTAAAGATGAAAGCTCGATTATATGGCGGGAGTTTGATGCTGCCCCGGGCAGCTACTGGTACCGCGTGTGTGAGGGTGAGGCCGCGAGCCACATCAGCAGGCCGTGGGGGGCGCTTTGGAAGTCCAAACGGCTCATGAACATAGTCTCCGCGATCAGTGGGAGCATGGACTGGGATTTCGATGCAGTACACGTTGTCCGTGGCCAGAAGGCGCAGAACAAGCAGCTATGGCCTCATCTGGATGGGGACACGTCCCCGGAGGCCATAGCTGCGAAGCTGCAAGGGGAGGTGGCGCCGTGGAGGAACTTGTACGTTGCAACGAACGAGCCCTTCTACAACTACTTCGACAAGCTCAGGTCCCACTACAAGGTGCATCTGCTCGATGACTACGGCTACCTGTGGGGGAACGCGAGCGAGTGGTACAACGAGACGGCTCAGCTCAACGGGGGCCGCCCCGTCGAGTTCGACGGCTACATGAGGGTGGAGGTGGATACTGAGGTGCTCTACAGAGCCAAGAAGAAAGTTGAGACCTTTTATGACTTGACAAAGGATTGCAAAGATGGGATCAATACATGCTAG
- the LOC130999574 gene encoding uncharacterized protein LOC130999574 gives MDAESTQLQQAQLMAVLGPDPAPFETLISHLMSSANEQRSQAESIFNLLKQNDPNSLALKLAHLLSASVHLESRAMAAILLRKQLTRDEAFIWPHLTESTRSAVKNILLSAIQSEESKSIIKKLCDTVSELASSLIPDNQWPEILPFMFQCVTATSPKLQESAFLMFSQLAQFIGETLIPYITDLHTVFLNVLNNSPNPDVKIAALSAVINFIQCLSSSNDRDRFQDLLPAMMRTLTEALNSGQEATAQEALELLIELAGTEPRFLRRQIVDVVGSMLQIAEAESLEEGTRHLAIEFVITLAEARERAPGMMRKLPQFISRLFAILMKMLTDVEDDPAWHSAETKDEDAGETSNYSVGQECLDRLAISLGGNTIVPVASDQLPAYLSAPEWQKHHAALIALAQIAEGCSKVMIKNLEQVVNMVLISFQHPHPRVRWAAINAIGQLSTDLGPDLQVQYHQRVLPALAASMDDFQNPRVQAHAASAVLNFSENCTPEILTPYLDGIVHKLLVLLQNSKQMVQEGALTALASVADSSQELFKKYYEAVMPYLKTILINATDKSNRMLRAKAMECISLVGMAVGKDIFKEDAKKVMDVLMSLQGSQMETDDPTTSYMLQAWARLCKCLGQDFLPYMSVVMPPLLQSAQLKPDVTITSADSDDEIDDSDDESMETITLGDKRIGIKTSVLEEKATACNMLCCYADELKEGFYPWIDQVAPILVPLLKFYFHEEVRKAAVSAMPELLRSAKLAVEKGIAQGRNGQYVKQLADYIIPALVEALHKEPDTEICANMLDALNECVQIAGLLLDEGQVRSIVEEIKQVLTASSSRKRERSERAKAEDFDAEEGELLKEENEQEEEVFDQVGEILGTMIKTFKGSFLPFFEELSSYLMPMWGKDKTAEERRIAICIFDDVAEQCREEALKYYDTYLPFLLEACNDENADVRQAAVYGLGVCAEFGGSVFKPLVGEALSRLNVVIRHPNASQPENVMAYDNAVSALGKICQFHRDSIDSAQVIPAWLNCLPIKGDLIEAKVVHDQLCSMVERSDTDVLGPNNQYLPKIVSVFAEVICAGKDLATEQTANRMINLLRQLQHTLPPSTLASTWSSLQPQQQLALQSILPS, from the exons ATGGATGCCGAGTCGACTCAGCTCCAGCAGGCGCAGCTGATGGCGGTTCTGGGGCCGGACCCGGCGCCGTTCGAAACCCTAATCTCCCATTTGATGTCATCCGCCAACGAGCAGCGGTCGCAGGCCGAGTCGATCTTCAATTTGCTGAAGCAGAACGATCCGAACTCGCTCGCGCTGAAGCTCGCTCACCTGCTCTCCGCCTCCGTCCACCTCGAGTCGCGCGCCATGGCGGCCATCCTCCTGCGGAAGCAGTTGACCCGGGACGAGGCGTTCATCTGGCCGCACCTCACCGAGTCGACCCGCTCCGCCGTGAAGAACATCCTTCTCTCCGCAATCCAGAGCGAGGAATCGAAATCCATCATTAAGAAGCTCTGCGACACCGTGTCGGAGCTCGCCTCCTCGCTCATCCCGGACAACCAGTGGCCGGAGATTCTGCCGTTTATGTTCCAATGCGTGACTGCCACCTCGCCCAAGCTGCAGGAATCGGCGTTCCTGATGTTCTCCCAATTGGCTCAATTCATCGGGGAAACGCTGATTCCGTATATCACTGATTTGCACACGGTGTTCCTCAACGTGCTGAATAATTCCCCCAATCCGGATGTGAAGATTGCTGCTCTGAGCGCGGTTATCAATTTCATCCAGTGCTTGTCGAGCTCGAATGATCGGGATAGGTTCCAGGATTTGCTTCCGGCGATGATGAGGACGTTGACTGAGGCTCTCAACTCGGGGCAGGAAGCCACCGCGCAGGAGGCTTTGGAGCTGCTGATAGAATTGGCTGGGACGGAGCCGCGGTTTCTGCGCCGGCAGATTGTCGACGTGGTGGGGTCGATGCTGCAGATAGCCGAGGCGGAGAGCTTGGAGGAAGGGACGCGGCATTTGGCCATTGAATTCGTGATTACGCTCGCGGAAGCACGGGAGAGAGCGCCTGGTATGATGCGGAAGCTGCCCCAATTCATTAGCAGGCTGTTTGCTATCTTGATGAAGATGCTTACAGACGTGGAGGATGATCCGGCGTGGCACAGTGCAGAGACTAAGGATGAGGATGCCGGCGAGACAAGTAATTACAGCGTTGGGCAGGAGTGTTTGGATAGGCTTGCAATCTCTCTTGGTGGGAATACTATTGTTCCCGTGGCGTCTGATCAGTTGCCGGCTTATCTATCTGCTCCTGAGTGGCAGAAGCATCATGCGGCCCTCATTGCGCTTGCGCAGATTGCTGAGGGTTGTTCCAAG GTAATGATTAAGAATTTGGAGCAAGTAGTAAACATGGTCTTGATTTCTTTTCAACATCCTCATCCTCGTGTGAGGTGGGCCGCCATAAATGCAATTGGCCAGCTGTCAACTGATTTGGGTCCAGACTTGCAAGTTCAGTACCATCAACGAGTGCTGCCAGCACTAGCTGCATCCATGGACGATTTCCAAAATCCTCGAGTACAGGCACATGCAGCCTCAGCTGTTCTCAACTTCAGTGAAAACTGCACTCCAGAAATTTTGACACCTTACCTGGATGGGATAGTGCACAAGCTGCTCGTATTGCTGCAG AATTCCAAACAAATGGTGCAGGAGGGTGCCTTAACTGCATTGGCTTCAGTTGCAGATTCGTCTCAG GAACTGTTCAAGAAATATTATGAAGCGGTCATGCCTTACCTGAAAACTATATTGATCAATGCAACAGACAAGTCTAACCGCATGCTTCGTGCCAAAGCAATGGAGTGCATCAGTTTGGTTGGGATGGCTGTTGGAAAGGATATATTCAAGGAGGATGCTAAGAAG GTCATGGATGTGCTTATGTCATTGCAAGGATCACAAATGGAGACAGATGATCCCACTACTAGTTACATGTTACAA GCATGGGCCAGACTTTGCAAGTGCTTGGGACAGGACTTCTTACCTTACATGAGCGTAGTCATGCCTCCTTTGCTTCAATCTGCCCAGCTAAAGCCTGATGTGACCATCACATCTGCTGATTCCGACGATGAAATTGATGATTCTGATGATGAAAG CATGGAAACCATCACCCTCGGTGATAAAAGAATAGGAATTAAAACCAGTGTCCTCGAAGAGAAGGCCACTGCTTGTAATATGCTGTGTTGCTATGCTGATGAGTTAAAGGAAGGTTTCTACCCATGGATTGATCAG GTTGCGCCAATTTTGGTTCCccttttgaaattttatttccacGAAGAAGTCAGGAAAGCTGCTGTTTCAG CAATGCCGGAGCTATTGCGATCTGCAAAATTGGCTGTGGAGAAAGGAATCGCTCAGGGCCGTAATGGGCAATATGTTAAGCAGTTGGCTGACTACATAATTCCTGCCTTAGTAGAAGCTCTACATAAG GAGCCTGATACAGAGATATGTGCAAATATGTTGGATGCTCTGAATGAATGTGTCCAG ATCGCTGGACTGCTTTTAGACGAGGGTCAGGTTAGAAGCATCGTTGAAGAGATAAAACAGGTGCTTACAGCTAGCTCAagtagaaaaagagagagatctGAGAGAGCCAAGGCTGAAGATTTTGATGCGGAGGAAGGAGAATTGCTAAAAGAGGAAAACgagcaagaagaagaagtgTTTGACCAA GTTGGAGAAATCTTGGGAACCATGATTAAAACATTTAAGGGCTCCTTCTTGCCTTTCTTTGAAGAATTGTCATCATATCTGATGCCGATGTGG GGTAAGGATAAGACAGCTGAAGAGAGAAGAATTGCTATTTGCATTTTTGATGATGTGGCTGAACAGTGCCGTGAAGAAGCTCTCAA GTATTATGATACATATCTTCCTTTCCTCTTAGAAGCATGCAATGATGAAAACGCAGATGTTCGCCAG GCTGCTGTATATGGGCTCGGCGTGTGTGCTGAGTTTGGTGGTTCTGTGTTCAAACCGCTTGTTGGAG AGGCTCTTTCAAGGCTCAATGTTGTTATCAGGCATCCCAATGCTTCGCAGCCGGAAAATGTGATGGCATATGATAATGCTGTTTCCGCTCTTGGAAAGATATGCCAATTCCATCGTGACAGCATTGATTCAGCTCAG GTAATTCCTGCCTGGCTGAATTGCTTGCCAATTAAAGGTGATCTTATTGAAGCAAAAGTTGTTCACGACCAGCTTTGTTCAATGGTTGAGAG GTCTGATACGGATGTTTTGGGCCCCAACAACCAGTATCTTCCTAAAATTGTTTCCGTATTTGCTGAG GTTATCTGTGCAGGCAAAGATCTTGCCACAGAGCAAACAGCTAATCGAATGATTAATTTGTTGAGACAACTACAGCATACACTGCCTCCATCGACCCTTGCCTCAACATGGTCTTCCTTACAGCCTCAGCAACAGCTTGCACTGCAGTCGATTCTGCCATCATAG
- the LOC130999580 gene encoding ethylene-responsive transcription factor ERN1-like — translation MGQAHTFYKTTFLSSPLPSQDMAPAMDLQFHGTTGHGTSRSRGRHSTRSKFVGVRQRPSGKWVAEIKNTTQKIRMWLGTFDTAEEAARAYDEAACLLRGSNARTNFFNSIPCKPALSLKIRNLFNEKRGLNKASPSSPNQETNIVSPSLSQTSGTNPTSCSNNNNISVLNPAYLEDAIKPHSSCFVGGYEAPPMPRCSYLDQVSAYVMDHNKSIHQQEGFYVQKGDGQVMNEAHFSDFELMNECNDPSWDFPTLCQMFCQS, via the coding sequence ATGGGACAAGCCCACACCTTCTATAAGACAACATTCCTCTCTTCTCCCCTACCATCTCAAGACATGGCACCAGCTATGGATCTCCAATTCCACGGCACGACCGGCCATGGAACGTCCAGGTCACGGGGTCGTCACTCCACCAGAAGCAAGTTCGTGGGCGTGAGGCAGAGGCCCTCGGGCAAATGGGTTGCGGAGATCAAGAACACGACTCAAAAGATCAGGATGTGGCTAGGCACGTTCGACACTGCTGAAGAGGCTGCTCGTGCTTATGATGAGGCGGCCTGCCTCCTCCGTGGCTCAAACGCGAGGACCAACTTCTTCAACAGCATCCCCTGCAAACCCGCGCTCTCCTTGAAGATAAGAAACCTTTTCAATGAGAAGAGAGGCCTAAACAAAGCCTCCCCCTCTTCTCCTAATCAAGAAACAAACATTGTTTCTCCTAGTCTTTCCCAAACTAGTGGTACTAATCCCACTTCTTGTAGTAACAACAACAACATTAGTGTCTTAAATCCAGCATACTTGGAGGATGCCATCAAGCCACATTCGAGCTGCTTCGTGGGAGGATACGAGGCGCCTCCCATGCCTCGTTGCAGCTACTTGGATCAAGTTTCTGCATATGTGATGGATCATAATAAGAGCATTCATCAACAAGAAGGTTTCTATGTCCAAAAGGGAGATGGCCAAGTGATGAATGAGGCACACTTTTCTGATTTTGAGCTCATGAATGAGTGCAATGATCCTTCTTGGGATTTTCCTACTTTGTGCCAAATGTTCTGTCAAAGTTGA
- the LOC130999576 gene encoding uncharacterized protein LOC130999576: MSGGEGRKLSNQDVQLVQNRIEQCLQHYMNKKEVINALIVQGNIEPCITELVWQRLEEENQEFFKAYYLKLLVKEQIMEFNRLLSEQVELMRRTGLNGITPYLPSNGSHVSPTQHISTTCPQNNSRPVKAENMQQANMFNNCGSAMQSCLQGTINGPVHNRKIDVSPNLLVAGNSDMGLSQMINGKSVKTEAGYAGSSPFAFSPPSNYLESRPLMGDASVSSFSSVDSNAQHLNDTLMDGDTSSFGFLAQIPQSFPELAADFTTSSDLLESYCGPSFLPADANNFVNPHGDVENLDPDSESLRFHCFGGD; encoded by the exons ATGTCCGGTGGGGAGGGCAGAAAACTATCGAATCAAGATGTACAGCTG GTGCAAAATCGTATTGAACAGTGTCTTCAGCATTACATGAATAAAAAGGAAGTCATTAACGCTCTCATCGTTCAGGGCAACATTGAGCCTTGTATTACTGAATTAG TTTGGCAGAGGCTTGAAGAAGAAAATCAAGAATTTTTCAAGGCTTATTATCTCAAGTTGTTGGTGAAGGAACAAATAATGGAATTCAACCGGTTGCTTTCGGAACAGGTGGAGCTGATGCGTCGAACCGGTTTAAATGGGATTACTCCTTACCTTCCATCTAATGGATCACATGTTTCACCAA CACAGCATATCTCGACCACCTGTCCACAAAATAATTCCCGACCCGTGAAAGCGGAGAACATGCAGCAGGCAAATATGTTTAATAATTGTGGATCGGCAATGCAGTCATGCTTGCAAGGAACTATTAACGGGCCTGTTCATAATAGAAAGATCGATGTTTCTCCAAACTTGCTGGTAGCTGGAAACTCGGACATGGGGTTGTCTCAAATGATTAACGGGAAAAGTGTGAAGACAGAAGCTGGTTATGCTGGTAGCTCGCCTTTCGCTTTTAGTCCACCTAGCAATTATCTGGAATCACGTCCTCTGATGGGCGATGCGTCTGTGTCATCTTTCAGTAGTGTAGATTCTAACGCGCAGCATCTTAATGACACTCTCATGGACGGCGACACTTCCTCCTTTGGATTCTTGGCGCAAATTCCGCAAAGTTTCCCTGAGTTGGCAGCTGATTTCACCACCAGTTCTG ATTTACTGGAGAGTTACTGTGGGCCTTCCTTCCTACCAGCAGATGCCAACAACTTTGTGAACCCCCACG GGGATGTCGAGAATTTGGACCCTGATTCCGAAAGTCTGAGATTTCACTGCTTTGGTGGTGACTGA